In a genomic window of Pseudomonas oryzihabitans:
- a CDS encoding methylated-DNA--[protein]-cysteine S-methyltransferase, producing the protein MIAYCLLDSPIGTLTLAADDSGLRVVEFPENRYLAKRDASWVAAEHPTLALAREQLGEYFAGQRQVFELPLAPRGTPFQLEVWQALARIPHGQTWSYGQLASHLGRPQAMRAVGAANGRNPLPIVLPCHRVIGASGALTGFGGGLPTKQFLLELEGALPAPRDLFA; encoded by the coding sequence ATGATCGCCTACTGCCTGTTGGACAGCCCCATCGGCACCCTCACCCTGGCCGCCGACGACAGCGGCCTGCGCGTGGTGGAATTTCCCGAGAATCGCTACCTGGCCAAGCGCGACGCTAGCTGGGTCGCCGCCGAACATCCGACCTTGGCCCTAGCTCGCGAGCAACTCGGCGAGTATTTCGCCGGCCAGCGCCAGGTGTTCGAGCTACCACTGGCGCCACGCGGCACCCCCTTCCAACTGGAAGTCTGGCAAGCCCTGGCGCGGATTCCCCATGGCCAGACCTGGAGCTACGGCCAGTTGGCCAGCCATCTCGGCCGCCCCCAGGCGATGCGTGCGGTGGGCGCTGCCAATGGCCGCAATCCGCTGCCCATCGTGCTGCCCTGTCACCGGGTGATAGGGGCATCCGGCGCCCTCACCGGCTTCGGCGGCGGCCTACCGACCAAGCAATTCCTGCTGGAATTGGAAGGGGCCTTGCCTGCGCCGAGAGATCTGTTCGCCTAG
- a CDS encoding type VI secretion system Vgr family protein — MFSPANAPPFTLTLEGVAHDFQILAFDGTEAIGQPYRFQLELVSERPDWPLEALLHRRAFLSLAAGDRGIHGQIAAIAQGDSGQRLTRYHLELVPRLAYLAHRVNSRIFQQRSVPQILTQLLEEHGILEGDHRFALGPTVYSPRDYCVQYGESDLAFLTRLCEEEGLHYHHEHCRDGHVLVFGDDATGFPRLAATRYLPGSGLVADEPVVRRFDVGLQTRSSATTLRDYDFLQPRLRLESGTDTATPPALEHYGFPGHFTDRATGKRLSGRRLESLRVDAQQAHGKSDQPSLVSGHFLPLEQHPRGDWNQLWLLTEIHHQGRQPQVLEESITSDDSHPTDDGFRQGYRNTFAAIPWTVPFRLPLHHPKPRLFGAQSAVVTGPAGEEIHCDALGRVKVQFHWDREGQADERTSCWLRVASGWAGNGYGALAVPRIGMEVLVGFLEGDPDQPLVTGCLYHAEHRPPLELSKDKTRSSFKSLSSPGGGGYNELRIEDRHGQEEIHVHAQRDWDERIGHDHRSEIGNERHQRIRASSYSEFHAEEHRITHGERRTEVRADDHLSIADSQHLRLATGLFVEAGSEIKLQSGQKIVLEAGASLTLKAGGSFVQLDAGGVTLVGASIRVNP; from the coding sequence ATGTTTAGCCCGGCCAATGCCCCGCCGTTCACCCTGACGCTGGAAGGCGTCGCCCACGACTTCCAGATCCTCGCCTTCGACGGCACCGAAGCCATCGGCCAGCCCTATCGCTTCCAGCTCGAACTGGTCAGCGAAAGACCGGACTGGCCACTCGAAGCGCTGCTCCATCGCCGCGCCTTCCTCAGCCTGGCCGCAGGCGACAGGGGCATCCATGGCCAGATCGCCGCCATTGCCCAAGGCGATTCCGGTCAGCGACTGACTCGCTACCACCTCGAACTGGTGCCGCGCCTGGCCTACCTCGCCCATCGCGTCAATTCGCGGATCTTCCAGCAGCGCAGCGTCCCGCAGATCCTCACCCAGTTGCTCGAGGAGCACGGCATCCTCGAAGGCGACCACAGATTCGCCCTCGGGCCGACGGTCTATTCGCCGCGCGACTACTGCGTGCAGTACGGCGAAAGCGATCTCGCCTTCCTCACTCGTCTGTGCGAAGAAGAAGGCTTGCACTATCACCACGAACACTGCCGCGACGGCCATGTACTCGTCTTCGGCGACGACGCCACCGGCTTTCCCCGGCTGGCCGCCACCCGCTACCTGCCCGGCAGCGGCCTGGTGGCGGACGAACCCGTGGTGCGGCGCTTCGACGTCGGCCTGCAGACCCGCAGCAGCGCCACCACCCTGCGCGATTACGACTTCCTGCAGCCGCGCCTGCGCCTGGAAAGCGGCACGGACACCGCTACGCCGCCCGCCTTGGAACATTATGGCTTCCCCGGTCACTTCACCGACCGCGCCACCGGCAAGCGCCTGAGCGGCCGGCGCCTGGAAAGCCTGAGGGTCGACGCCCAGCAGGCCCATGGCAAGAGCGACCAGCCCAGCCTGGTGAGCGGGCATTTCCTGCCGCTGGAACAGCATCCCCGCGGCGACTGGAACCAGCTCTGGCTGTTGACCGAAATCCATCACCAGGGCCGGCAGCCCCAGGTGCTCGAAGAAAGCATTACCAGTGACGACAGCCATCCGACGGACGACGGCTTCCGCCAGGGCTATCGCAACACCTTCGCTGCCATCCCCTGGACGGTGCCCTTCCGCCTGCCCCTGCACCATCCCAAGCCACGGTTGTTCGGCGCCCAGAGCGCCGTGGTCACCGGCCCGGCCGGTGAAGAGATCCACTGCGACGCCCTGGGCCGGGTCAAGGTGCAATTCCACTGGGATCGCGAGGGCCAGGCGGATGAGCGCACCAGTTGCTGGCTACGCGTCGCCAGCGGCTGGGCGGGCAACGGCTACGGCGCCCTGGCCGTGCCGCGCATCGGCATGGAGGTGCTGGTGGGCTTCCTGGAAGGAGACCCCGACCAGCCTCTGGTAACCGGCTGCCTCTACCACGCCGAACACCGGCCGCCACTGGAACTGTCCAAGGACAAGACCCGCAGCAGCTTCAAGAGCCTGAGCAGCCCCGGCGGTGGTGGTTACAACGAATTGCGCATCGAAGATCGACACGGGCAGGAAGAAATCCACGTCCACGCCCAGCGTGACTGGGACGAACGCATCGGCCACGACCACCGCAGCGAGATCGGCAACGAACGCCACCAACGCATCCGCGCCAGCAGCTACAGCGAATTCCACGCCGAGGAGCACCGCATCACCCATGGCGAACGCCGTACCGAGGTCCGCGCCGACGACCACCTGAGCATCGCCGACAGCCAGCACCTGCGCCTGGCCACCGGCCTGTTCGTCGAGGCCGGCAGCGAGATCAAGCTCCAGTCCGGCCAGAAGATCGTCCTCGAAGCCGGCGCGAGCCTGACCCTCAAGGCCGGCGGCAGCTTCGTGCAACTGGATGCCGGAGGCGTCACCCTGGTGGGAGCAAGCATCAGGGTAAATCCCTGA
- a CDS encoding paraquat-inducible protein A, with protein MSAPQLPPRAAELGLCLCHVCGNVCTAPQHRKAGCPRCGSALHPRKPNAYAKTWAYLIAALILYIPANTLPVMFTGTLGRGTESTILQGVIEFWENGSWGVALVIFIASVAVPSIKFLVLGTLLVTCQRRSDWAMAQRARLYRFVELIGYWSMLDVIVVALVSALVHFGALSSAAPRLGIVFFGFVVVLTMLAAMSFDPRLIWDAEVNDDGQA; from the coding sequence ATGAGCGCGCCCCAGCTGCCGCCGCGCGCCGCCGAGCTCGGTCTCTGCCTATGCCACGTCTGCGGCAACGTCTGCACGGCGCCGCAGCATCGCAAGGCCGGCTGCCCGCGTTGCGGTTCGGCGCTGCACCCGCGCAAGCCGAACGCCTATGCCAAGACCTGGGCCTACCTGATCGCCGCGCTGATCCTCTATATCCCGGCCAATACCCTGCCGGTGATGTTCACCGGTACCCTGGGGCGCGGCACGGAGAGCACCATTCTCCAGGGGGTGATCGAATTCTGGGAGAACGGCTCCTGGGGCGTCGCCCTGGTCATCTTCATCGCCAGCGTGGCGGTGCCGTCCATCAAGTTCCTGGTGCTCGGCACCCTGCTGGTGACCTGCCAGCGGCGCAGTGACTGGGCGATGGCCCAGCGTGCCCGGCTCTATCGCTTCGTCGAGCTGATCGGCTACTGGTCGATGCTCGATGTGATCGTCGTGGCCCTGGTCTCGGCGCTGGTGCACTTCGGTGCCCTGAGTTCGGCGGCGCCGCGCCTGGGTATCGTGTTCTTTGGTTTCGTGGTGGTGCTGACGATGCTCGCCGCGATGAGTTTCGATCCCCGCTTGATCTGGGATGCAGAGGTGAACGATGACGGACAGGCATGA
- a CDS encoding paraquat-inducible protein A, producing the protein MSAQPPSSSAPAPGTHLVICEHCDSVHRLEPLAVGERAHCLRCGALLYRASRLDIQGLLALAIAAAVLFVIANVGPILQLSFRGLHSEATLLESVVAMSSGFAGPMALVVAMTLFVVPLLQILLLLWVLGFAQAGRRAPGFATAMVTLHYLRPWSMIEVFVLGALVAVIKLAGLLHVVVGMGLFGMIGLMVVLLIIAKRDLHPLWDAVGEREP; encoded by the coding sequence ATGTCCGCCCAGCCACCCTCTTCCTCCGCGCCCGCGCCAGGCACCCATCTGGTGATTTGCGAGCACTGCGATTCGGTGCATCGCCTCGAACCGCTCGCGGTGGGTGAGCGGGCGCATTGCCTGCGCTGCGGCGCCTTGCTCTATCGCGCCAGTCGGCTCGATATCCAGGGCCTGCTGGCGCTGGCCATCGCCGCGGCGGTGCTGTTCGTCATCGCCAATGTCGGCCCCATCCTGCAATTGAGCTTTCGCGGCCTGCACAGCGAGGCGACGCTGCTGGAATCGGTGGTGGCCATGAGCAGCGGCTTCGCCGGACCCATGGCGCTGGTGGTGGCCATGACCCTGTTCGTGGTGCCGCTGCTGCAGATCCTGCTGCTGCTCTGGGTACTCGGCTTCGCCCAGGCCGGTCGTCGCGCCCCCGGCTTCGCCACCGCCATGGTCACCCTGCATTACCTGCGCCCCTGGAGCATGATCGAGGTGTTCGTGCTCGGCGCCCTGGTGGCAGTGATCAAGCTGGCCGGCCTGCTGCACGTGGTGGTGGGCATGGGCCTGTTCGGCATGATCGGGCTGATGGTGGTCTTGCTGATCATCGCCAAGCGCGATCTGCATCCGCTGTGGGACGCCGTCGGGGAGCGTGAGCCATGA
- the tkt gene encoding transketolase → MPSRRDRANAIRALSMDAVQKANSGHPGAPMGMADIAEVLWHDQLKHNPANPKWADRDRFVLSNGHGSMLIYSLLHLSGYDLSIDDLKNFRQLHSKTPGHPEYGYAPGIETTTGPLGQGIANAVGFALAEKVLAAQFNRDGHTIVDHHTYAFLGDGCMMEGVSHEACSLAGTLGLSKLIAFYDDNGISIDGEVEGWFTDDTPKRFESYGWQVIRNVDGHDADEIKTALDTARKSDQPTLICCKTVIGYGAPHKQGKEECHGAPLGNDEIQGARELLGWPHAPFEIPADIYAEWSAKARGAAAEAEWNGRFAAYAAAHPELAAEFKRRMVGDLPADFAERAAAFIQEVAAKGETIASRKASQNALQFFGPLLPELLGGSADLAGSNLTLWKGAKGVTAEDASGNYVHYGVREFGMSAIMNGVALHGGLVPYGATFLMFMEYARNAVRMSALMKQRVLYVFTHDSIGLGEDGPTHQPVEQLASLRYTPNLDTWRPADAVESAIAWTAALERRDGPSALIFSRQNLAHNLRDEATLGNAARGGYVLKDCVGEPELIFIATGSEVGLAVQAYDRLTAEGRNVRVVSMPSTSVFDRQSPEYRQQVLPVEVGARIAIEAGIADFWYKYVGLDGRIIGMHTYGESAPAAALFEHFGFTLDNVLAVAGELLED, encoded by the coding sequence ATGCCCAGCCGTCGTGATCGAGCCAACGCCATCCGCGCCCTCAGCATGGATGCCGTGCAAAAAGCCAACAGTGGCCACCCCGGCGCGCCCATGGGCATGGCCGACATCGCCGAGGTGCTCTGGCACGATCAGCTCAAGCACAACCCGGCCAACCCCAAGTGGGCCGACCGCGACCGCTTCGTGCTGTCCAACGGCCACGGCTCCATGCTCATCTATTCGCTGCTGCACCTGTCGGGTTACGACCTGTCCATCGACGACCTGAAGAATTTCCGTCAGTTGCACAGCAAGACCCCGGGCCATCCCGAGTACGGCTATGCCCCGGGCATCGAGACCACCACCGGTCCGCTGGGCCAGGGTATCGCCAACGCCGTGGGCTTCGCCCTGGCGGAAAAGGTCCTGGCCGCCCAGTTCAACCGTGATGGCCACACCATCGTCGACCACCACACCTACGCCTTCCTCGGCGATGGCTGCATGATGGAGGGTGTCTCCCACGAGGCCTGCTCCCTGGCCGGCACCCTGGGCCTGTCCAAGCTGATCGCCTTCTACGACGACAACGGCATCTCCATCGATGGCGAGGTCGAAGGCTGGTTCACCGACGACACCCCCAAGCGCTTCGAAAGCTATGGCTGGCAGGTGATCCGCAACGTCGACGGCCATGACGCCGACGAGATCAAGACCGCCCTGGACACCGCCCGCAAGAGCGACCAGCCGACGCTGATCTGCTGCAAGACCGTGATCGGCTACGGCGCTCCGCACAAGCAGGGCAAGGAAGAGTGCCACGGCGCTCCCCTGGGCAACGACGAGATCCAGGGTGCCCGCGAGCTGCTCGGCTGGCCCCATGCGCCCTTCGAGATCCCCGCCGACATCTACGCCGAGTGGAGTGCCAAGGCCCGTGGCGCCGCGGCCGAAGCCGAGTGGAACGGTCGCTTCGCTGCCTACGCTGCCGCCCATCCGGAGCTGGCCGCCGAGTTCAAGCGCCGCATGGTCGGTGACCTGCCCGCCGATTTCGCCGAGCGCGCCGCCGCCTTCATCCAGGAGGTCGCCGCCAAGGGCGAGACCATCGCCAGCCGCAAGGCCAGCCAGAACGCCCTGCAATTCTTCGGTCCGCTGCTGCCCGAGCTGCTCGGTGGCTCCGCTGACCTGGCCGGTTCCAACCTGACCCTGTGGAAAGGCGCCAAGGGCGTCACCGCCGAAGACGCCAGCGGCAACTACGTCCACTACGGCGTGCGCGAATTCGGCATGAGCGCCATCATGAACGGCGTCGCCCTGCACGGCGGCCTGGTGCCCTACGGCGCCACCTTCCTGATGTTCATGGAATACGCCCGCAACGCGGTGCGCATGTCGGCGCTGATGAAGCAGCGGGTGCTCTATGTCTTCACCCACGACTCCATCGGCCTCGGCGAAGACGGCCCCACCCACCAGCCGGTGGAGCAACTGGCCTCGCTGCGCTACACCCCCAACCTGGACACCTGGCGCCCGGCCGATGCGGTGGAATCCGCCATCGCCTGGACCGCTGCCCTGGAGCGCCGTGACGGCCCCAGCGCGCTGATCTTCTCCCGCCAGAACCTGGCCCATAACCTGCGCGACGAGGCCACCTTGGGCAACGCTGCCCGCGGCGGCTACGTGCTCAAGGACTGCGTCGGCGAGCCCGAGCTGATCTTCATCGCCACCGGCTCCGAAGTCGGCCTGGCCGTGCAGGCCTATGACCGCCTGACCGCCGAAGGGCGCAACGTGCGCGTGGTTTCCATGCCCAGCACCAGCGTCTTCGACCGCCAGAGCCCCGAATACCGCCAGCAGGTCCTGCCGGTGGAAGTCGGCGCCCGCATCGCCATCGAGGCCGGCATTGCCGACTTCTGGTACAAGTACGTCGGTCTCGATGGTCGCATCATCGGCATGCACACCTACGGCGAATCCGCTCCGGCGGCCGCGCTGTTCGAGCACTTCGGCTTCACCCTGGACAACGTCCTGGCGGTGGCTGGCGAACTGCTGGAAGACTAA
- a CDS encoding intermembrane transport protein PqiB — translation MTDRHEPDALAPTPEVRRSRWSVSLIWLVPIVAALIGLSMVVHSWASRGPAITVTFLTAEGLEAGKTQVKYKNVVIGTVTDIQLAPDRNRVIITIDLEKSAEGFATQGARYWVVRPRFGVSGVSGVDTLLSGPFIGADIGDSTEKHYDFRGLEQPPALIHGASGKRFLLTADDLGSLDVGSPIYYRRIQVGRVVSYHLNREGTGVDAQVFIDSPYDRFVTTNSRFWNASGVDVALSASGLKLNTQSLATVVAGGIAFVTPDWPKDQQEAPEDTHYALFDDQTSALAPPDGEPHYIRMRFQQSLRGLATGAPVEFLGMNIGRVVSLTPDYDQKKDDFSLVVGAVIYPQRLGEVGKRIEAQDRDGKLFAGWVERGLRAQARTGNLLTGQLYISIDFIPNAPKVAFNPKAQPLVIPTVTGSFDRLQEQMAGIVNKIDKIPFDSIGKNLDTSLAQLSGTLKQLNTGVLPQMTTTLMGVQQLTGSASQTLGADSPVQQNLNQTLEEVQRMARSLRVFGDYLSRHPDSLIRGLVTDPPPKLEPGSRDAVKGKLP, via the coding sequence ATGACGGACAGGCATGAACCCGACGCCCTGGCGCCTACCCCCGAGGTACGCCGCAGTCGCTGGAGCGTCTCGCTGATCTGGCTGGTGCCCATCGTGGCGGCCCTGATCGGGCTGTCCATGGTCGTCCACAGCTGGGCGTCGCGCGGGCCTGCCATCACGGTGACCTTTCTCACCGCCGAGGGCCTGGAAGCCGGCAAGACCCAGGTCAAGTACAAGAACGTAGTGATCGGCACGGTCACCGATATCCAGTTGGCGCCCGATCGCAACCGGGTGATCATCACCATCGACCTGGAGAAGTCCGCTGAAGGCTTCGCCACCCAGGGGGCCCGCTACTGGGTGGTGCGGCCACGCTTCGGCGTGAGTGGCGTCTCGGGGGTCGACACCCTGCTCTCGGGCCCCTTCATCGGCGCCGACATCGGCGACTCCACCGAGAAGCACTACGACTTCCGCGGCCTGGAGCAGCCACCGGCGCTGATCCATGGCGCCTCGGGCAAGCGTTTCCTGCTCACCGCCGATGATCTCGGCTCCCTGGACGTGGGCTCGCCGATCTACTACCGGCGTATCCAGGTCGGGCGGGTGGTGTCCTATCACTTGAACCGAGAAGGCACGGGCGTTGACGCCCAGGTCTTCATCGATTCCCCCTACGACCGCTTCGTCACCACCAATAGCCGCTTCTGGAACGCCAGCGGCGTGGACGTGGCCCTCAGCGCCAGCGGGCTCAAGCTCAATACCCAATCCCTGGCCACGGTGGTCGCCGGTGGCATCGCCTTCGTCACCCCGGACTGGCCCAAGGACCAGCAGGAAGCCCCGGAAGACACCCATTACGCCCTGTTCGATGACCAGACCAGCGCCCTGGCGCCGCCGGACGGCGAACCGCACTACATCCGCATGAGATTCCAGCAGTCCCTGCGGGGCCTCGCCACCGGCGCACCGGTGGAGTTCCTTGGCATGAACATCGGTCGGGTGGTGTCCCTGACGCCGGACTACGACCAGAAGAAGGATGATTTCTCCCTGGTCGTCGGCGCGGTGATCTATCCGCAGCGCCTCGGCGAGGTCGGCAAGCGTATCGAGGCCCAGGACCGCGATGGCAAGCTGTTCGCCGGCTGGGTGGAACGCGGCCTGCGTGCCCAGGCCCGCACCGGCAACCTGCTCACCGGACAGCTCTACATCTCCATCGACTTCATTCCCAATGCGCCCAAGGTGGCCTTCAATCCCAAGGCGCAGCCGCTGGTCATCCCCACCGTCACCGGCAGTTTCGACCGCTTGCAGGAGCAGATGGCGGGCATCGTCAACAAGATCGACAAGATCCCCTTCGACTCCATCGGCAAGAATCTCGATACCAGCCTGGCGCAGTTGAGCGGCACCCTCAAGCAGCTCAACACTGGAGTGCTGCCGCAGATGACCACCACCCTCATGGGGGTGCAGCAACTCACCGGCAGCGCCAGCCAGACCCTCGGCGCCGATTCGCCCGTGCAGCAGAACCTCAACCAGACGCTCGAGGAAGTGCAACGCATGGCGCGCTCCCTGCGGGTGTTCGGCGACTACCTGAGCCGCCATCCGGATTCGCTGATCCGCGGTCTGGTGACCGATCCGCCGCCCAAGCTCGAGCCGGGCTCCCGCGATGCCGTCAAAGGAAAACTGCCATGA
- a CDS encoding ArsR/SmtB family transcription factor translates to MNPLRVPALGRDPGDTLAALCKAGGDPLRLNVLRALHSASFGVLELAQIFDTGQSGISHHLKVLAQAKLVATRREGNAIFYRRALPRPGSLGGSLHAALLEEVDALPLPMQVQARIGEVHAQRAAVSRDFFARVAEKFQAQQDLIASLPQYRDGLLSLLDALALEPHGCALEVGPGDGAFLPDLAQRFAQVLAVDNSPAMLELARQRCQRDGLANVELQLADALAEPLPRADCVVLNMVLHHLAAPAAALQRLALCVAPGGSLVITDLCPHDQAWARDACGDLWLGFDQDELARWAQAAGLVAGESLYLGLRNGFQIQVRQFARPDQGNTPS, encoded by the coding sequence ATGAATCCGCTCCGCGTGCCGGCGCTCGGCCGAGACCCAGGTGACACCCTCGCCGCCCTGTGCAAGGCCGGCGGCGATCCCCTGCGCCTGAACGTCTTGCGCGCCCTGCACAGTGCCTCCTTCGGCGTGCTGGAGCTGGCGCAGATCTTCGATACCGGCCAGTCCGGCATCAGTCACCACCTCAAGGTACTGGCCCAGGCCAAGCTGGTGGCGACCCGTCGCGAAGGCAATGCCATCTTCTATCGCCGCGCCCTGCCCCGTCCGGGTAGCCTGGGCGGTTCGCTGCACGCCGCGCTGCTCGAAGAGGTGGATGCCCTGCCCCTGCCGATGCAGGTGCAAGCGCGGATCGGCGAGGTGCATGCCCAGCGTGCGGCGGTGAGTCGTGACTTCTTCGCCCGGGTGGCGGAGAAATTCCAGGCCCAGCAGGACCTCATCGCCAGCCTACCGCAATATCGCGATGGCTTGCTCAGCCTGCTTGATGCCCTGGCGCTGGAGCCGCACGGTTGCGCGCTGGAAGTGGGACCGGGCGACGGTGCCTTCCTGCCCGACCTGGCCCAGCGCTTCGCCCAGGTGCTGGCGGTGGACAACAGCCCGGCGATGCTCGAACTGGCCCGCCAGCGCTGCCAGCGCGACGGCCTCGCCAACGTCGAGCTGCAACTGGCCGATGCCCTCGCCGAGCCGCTGCCCCGCGCCGATTGCGTGGTGCTCAACATGGTCCTGCATCACCTGGCCGCGCCGGCAGCCGCCTTGCAACGCCTGGCGCTGTGCGTGGCCCCTGGCGGCAGCCTGGTGATCACCGATCTCTGCCCCCACGACCAGGCTTGGGCACGGGACGCCTGTGGCGATCTCTGGCTCGGCTTCGACCAGGACGAACTGGCGCGCTGGGCGCAGGCCGCAGGGCTGGTAGCCGGCGAAAGCCTTTACCTCGGCCTGCGCAATGGCTTTCAGATCCAGGTGCGGCAATTCGCGCGCCCGGATCAGGGAAACACCCCGTCATGA
- the metK gene encoding methionine adenosyltransferase produces MSEYSLFTSESVSEGHPDKIADQISDAVLDAIITQDKHARVACETLVKTGVAIVAGEVTTSAWVDLEQLVRDVIVDIGYNSSDVGFDGATCGIVNIIGKQSVDIAQGVDRSKPEDQGAGDQGLMFGYACNETDVLMPAPITFSHRLVERQAEARKSGLLPWLRPDAKSQVTCRYEGGQVVGIDAIVLSTQHNPEVKYADLREAVMELIVKHVIPAELLHKDTQFHINPTGQFIIGGPVGDCGLTGRKIIVDSYGGMARHGGGAFSGKDPSKVDRSAAYAGRYVAKNIVAAGLAERCEIQVSYAIGVAQPTSISINTFGTAKVSDEKIVQLVREHFDLRPYAITTMLDLLHPMYRATAAYGHFGRHPQEITVGDDTFTTFTWERTDKADALRAAAGL; encoded by the coding sequence ATGAGCGAATATTCCCTGTTCACCTCCGAGTCCGTCTCCGAAGGCCATCCGGACAAGATCGCCGACCAGATCTCCGACGCCGTGCTCGACGCCATCATCACCCAGGACAAGCACGCCCGCGTGGCCTGCGAGACCCTGGTCAAGACCGGCGTGGCCATCGTCGCCGGCGAAGTCACCACCTCCGCCTGGGTCGACCTGGAGCAACTGGTGCGCGACGTCATCGTCGACATCGGCTACAACAGCTCGGACGTGGGCTTCGACGGCGCCACCTGCGGCATCGTCAACATCATCGGCAAGCAGTCGGTGGACATCGCCCAGGGCGTCGACCGCAGCAAGCCGGAAGACCAGGGTGCCGGCGACCAGGGCCTGATGTTCGGCTACGCCTGCAACGAGACCGACGTGCTGATGCCCGCGCCCATCACCTTCTCCCACCGCCTGGTGGAGCGGCAGGCCGAGGCGCGCAAGTCGGGCCTGCTGCCCTGGCTGCGTCCGGACGCCAAGTCCCAGGTGACCTGCCGCTACGAAGGCGGCCAGGTGGTCGGCATCGACGCCATCGTGCTGTCCACCCAGCACAACCCCGAGGTCAAGTACGCCGACCTGCGCGAAGCCGTGATGGAGCTGATCGTCAAGCACGTCATCCCCGCCGAGCTGCTGCACAAGGATACCCAGTTCCACATCAACCCGACCGGCCAGTTCATCATCGGCGGCCCGGTGGGTGACTGCGGCCTGACCGGCCGCAAGATCATCGTCGACAGCTACGGCGGCATGGCCCGTCACGGCGGCGGCGCCTTCTCCGGCAAGGACCCGTCCAAGGTCGACCGCAGCGCCGCCTATGCCGGCCGCTACGTGGCCAAGAACATCGTCGCCGCAGGCCTGGCCGAGCGTTGCGAGATCCAGGTGTCCTACGCCATCGGCGTGGCCCAGCCCACCTCCATCTCGATCAACACCTTCGGCACCGCCAAGGTCAGCGACGAGAAGATCGTGCAGCTGGTGCGCGAGCACTTCGACCTGCGCCCCTACGCCATCACCACCATGCTCGACCTGCTGCACCCGATGTATCGCGCCACCGCGGCCTACGGCCACTTCGGCCGTCATCCGCAGGAAATCACCGTGGGCGATGACACCTTCACCACCTTCACCTGGGAACGCACCGACAAGGCCGACGCCCTGCGCGCCGCCGCCGGTCTGTAA
- a CDS encoding phosphatase PAP2 family protein produces MWLFITNFGDSSVMLPCALLIALWLLAGLSARAASLWLLLFGAASLLVALSKVAFFGWGLGIPRLDFTGFSGHSMLVGSVLPVLGWLLAGRARPALRLTATAIGAVGALLIAVSRVVLGYHSVSEVVTGLPIGYAASGSLLWLLRGQQVVLNPRQAALGASLLLLPLLLLHGTNAPTQRVLERLAVKFADEQNPWTRAHQRAGVAPLQN; encoded by the coding sequence ATGTGGCTGTTCATCACCAATTTCGGCGATTCCTCGGTGATGCTTCCCTGCGCCCTGCTCATCGCGCTGTGGCTGCTGGCCGGCCTGTCCGCGCGGGCGGCATCGCTCTGGTTGCTGCTGTTCGGTGCCGCGAGTCTCCTCGTGGCCCTGTCCAAGGTCGCCTTCTTCGGCTGGGGGCTGGGCATTCCGCGCCTGGACTTCACCGGTTTCAGTGGCCACTCCATGCTGGTGGGCAGTGTGCTGCCGGTGCTCGGCTGGCTGCTGGCCGGCCGGGCGCGGCCAGCGCTACGGCTGACCGCGACGGCCATCGGCGCGGTAGGCGCGCTGCTCATCGCCGTCTCCCGGGTGGTGCTGGGCTATCACTCGGTCTCGGAAGTGGTGACCGGCCTGCCCATCGGCTATGCCGCCAGCGGCAGTCTGCTCTGGCTGCTACGCGGCCAGCAGGTGGTGCTCAACCCGCGTCAGGCCGCCCTGGGCGCGAGTCTGCTCCTGCTGCCGCTGCTCTTGCTGCACGGCACCAACGCCCCGACCCAAAGGGTGCTGGAACGCCTGGCGGTGAAATTCGCCGACGAACAGAACCCCTGGACCCGCGCCCACCAAAGAGCCGGCGTGGCACCGTTGCAGAACTGA
- a CDS encoding PqiC family protein, translated as MKRLTCLALPLLLAACAAKAPLTYHTLTSSADPQASGTPAPFRFALQGVTVPPQVDQPQLVIRQGDGIALLEDQRWIAPLADEVRSALSADLQARLGTLDLGDAPRGGGSPVLRINLDVRRFESVPGGFARIEGLWTLRLATPAGDRVLTCGSRLQAPAGDSYQSLVDAHRAALRQLAALIEPVARRFVAADGEADCPAS; from the coding sequence ATGAAGCGCCTGACTTGCCTGGCTCTGCCTCTGCTGTTGGCCGCCTGTGCGGCCAAGGCCCCGTTGACCTATCACACCCTCACCAGCAGCGCCGACCCCCAGGCCAGCGGCACACCGGCACCGTTCCGCTTCGCCCTGCAGGGCGTTACCGTGCCGCCGCAGGTGGATCAGCCGCAACTGGTGATCCGCCAGGGCGATGGCATCGCCCTGTTGGAGGACCAGCGCTGGATCGCGCCCCTGGCCGACGAGGTGCGCAGCGCCCTGTCGGCCGATCTGCAGGCGCGCCTGGGCACCCTGGACCTGGGTGATGCCCCGCGGGGTGGCGGCAGTCCGGTATTGCGTATCAACCTCGATGTGCGCCGCTTCGAGTCGGTGCCCGGCGGCTTCGCGCGCATAGAAGGCCTCTGGACCCTGCGGCTAGCCACGCCGGCCGGTGACCGGGTGCTGACCTGCGGCAGCCGCCTGCAAGCGCCCGCCGGGGACAGCTACCAGTCCCTGGTGGATGCCCATCGGGCGGCCCTGCGCCAGCTGGCGGCGCTCATCGAGCCGGTGGCGCGGCGCTTCGTCGCCGCCGACGGCGAGGCCGACTGTCCCGCCTCGTGA